The genomic stretch tttgtgattttggcataaaacacgtttttgcggttttgcgggaaaacacgtttttgaatttttgtggaaaaacacgtttttacaatttggcgagaaaatgcgtttttggggttttggcgtgaaaaaaattagtttagattttttgcgggaaaacacatttttgtggttttgtcagttttcgtgtgtgacaaaatgatattatgttaGATTTGTAATTTTGTGAATTATATTAAGgcataatagacattatacATTTTGAATGACcatctccattcaaatgatccaaattggttcagctggatgaactttaaaattaagcctaaatttcCAAAAGTCATCCGGATGATCCATCTGAATGAATTGCACTTTTAGtgtctaaacaaacaaaactttcaTTTTCGTCCAAATGGCTCATCCAGATGGAGAAACAAACGGGCCCCAATGTCTTATGCAGCCATAGCTACCATGATAGTTTTCTAGTACACATTTGATTTACATGATGGGaatataaacttataaattgcaattacatatataattcaaCCCAAGCAtacttttatttatgaaaatatcaaAGGCAAGTTCCAAATCATTCCAAACATAAGTAgaacagtttaaaaaaaaaactctaaacgaTAATGAAGTAGCAGAAAGAGAACACAGTAGTATAAGCTATATCGGCAAGTTTAAAAGGAAACTGGAACTTGTTAGCACGTTTCAGAACTACCATGAAAATAACGCAAACAGCTAATCCAAAGAGAGTAGTAGGGTCGTTGAGCAACATCCTCTTCCTCTCCTGTCCACCCTCTGTGAAAGTCTCTGTCCTGAACAAACCCCAAAGTAGGAAGATACATTTTCCATCATTTGAACAGCTTTCAGCTTCATGTCTCGCGAGAATCTCCATGAGCTGGATTGGCTTCTCTTCACTGTCTTCTTCACTTTCAGTCTCGCTAGAAAGTTCAGATTTGTCGTCATTGTCAGCTTCATCCTTAGTTGAAGCAGCAGCAAAcgggaaacaaaaacaaaaaaaactttctgtCAAGATTGATTTGTCATATAAAAGACATTTAAACACCAAAAGGAAGTTCTTACTGTTGGTCTCAAGAAATTCATGAGATCCTTGTTTTCCATGACAGCATCCCACACCTTTGGGTCAGACGCAATGGGAAGTAACAACAGACTGTACAATGAGAAACGATCAGACTCTCAAGACTAGCACCAGTGAAGCTTTAACGGAAAAAAATTCG from Brassica napus cultivar Da-Ae unplaced genomic scaffold, Da-Ae ScsIHWf_3160;HRSCAF=3982, whole genome shotgun sequence encodes the following:
- the LOC125603337 gene encoding uncharacterized protein LOC125603337, which produces MEGSNEVGSVSRMFSSFQPSENRAVESAVPQVALLRLLLFSVKTPPRSLLLLPIASDPKVWDAVMENKDLMNFLRPTLLQLRMKLTMTTNLNFLARLKVKKTVKRSQSSSWRFSRDMKLKAVQMMENVSSYFGVCSGQRLSQRVDRRGRGCCSTTLLLSLD